In Streptomyces sp. NBC_01426, one genomic interval encodes:
- the groL gene encoding chaperonin GroEL (60 kDa chaperone family; promotes refolding of misfolded polypeptides especially under stressful conditions; forms two stacked rings of heptamers to form a barrel-shaped 14mer; ends can be capped by GroES; misfolded proteins enter the barrel where they are refolded when GroES binds) has protein sequence MAKIIAFNEEARRGLERGMNQLADAVKVTLGPKGRNVVLEKKWGAPTITNDGVSIAKEIELEDPYEKIGAELVKEVAKKTDDVAGDGTTTATVLAQALVREGLRNVAAGANPMALKRGIEKAVEAVSAALLSQAKDVETKEQIASTASISAADTQIGELIAEAMDKVGKEGVITVEESQTFGLELELTEGMRFDKGYISAYFATDMERMESSLDDPYILIVNSKIGSVKDLLPLLEKVMQSGKPLLIIAEDVEGEALSTLVVNKIRGTFKSVAVKAPGFGDRRKAMLGDIAILTGGTVISEEVGLKLENAGLDLLGRARKVVITKDETTIVDGAGDSDQVQGRVNQIRAEIENSDSDYDREKLQERLAKLAGGVAVIKAGAATEVELKERKHRIEDAVRNAKAAVEEGIVAGGGVALLQASAVFEKLELTGDEATGANAVRLALEAPLKQIAVNGGLEGGVVVEKVRNLPIGHGLNAATGEYVDMIAEGIIDPAKVTRSALQNAASIAALFLTTEAVIADKPEKAGAPAGGGMPGGDMDF, from the coding sequence ATGGCCAAGATCATTGCGTTCAACGAGGAGGCCCGGCGCGGTCTCGAGCGTGGGATGAACCAGCTCGCCGACGCCGTCAAGGTCACCCTTGGCCCCAAGGGTCGCAACGTCGTCCTTGAGAAGAAGTGGGGCGCCCCCACGATCACCAACGATGGTGTCTCCATCGCCAAGGAGATCGAGCTCGAGGACCCGTACGAGAAGATCGGCGCCGAGCTGGTCAAGGAAGTCGCCAAGAAGACGGACGACGTCGCCGGCGACGGTACGACCACCGCCACCGTGCTCGCCCAGGCTCTCGTACGCGAGGGTCTGCGCAACGTGGCCGCCGGCGCCAACCCGATGGCCCTCAAGCGTGGCATCGAGAAGGCCGTCGAGGCCGTCTCCGCCGCCCTGCTCTCGCAGGCCAAGGACGTCGAGACCAAGGAGCAGATCGCTTCCACGGCCTCCATCTCCGCCGCCGACACCCAGATCGGCGAGCTCATCGCCGAGGCGATGGACAAGGTCGGCAAGGAAGGCGTCATCACCGTCGAGGAGTCGCAGACCTTCGGTCTGGAGCTCGAGCTCACCGAGGGCATGCGCTTCGACAAGGGCTACATCTCGGCGTACTTCGCCACCGACATGGAGCGCATGGAGTCGTCCCTCGACGACCCGTACATCCTGATCGTCAACTCCAAGATCGGCTCGGTCAAGGACCTGCTGCCGCTCCTGGAGAAGGTCATGCAGTCCGGCAAGCCGCTGCTGATCATCGCCGAGGACGTCGAGGGCGAGGCCCTGTCGACCCTGGTCGTCAACAAGATCCGCGGCACCTTCAAGTCCGTCGCCGTCAAGGCGCCGGGCTTCGGTGACCGTCGCAAGGCCATGCTCGGTGACATCGCCATCCTCACGGGCGGCACGGTCATCTCCGAGGAGGTCGGCCTCAAGCTGGAGAACGCCGGTCTCGACCTGCTGGGCCGCGCCCGCAAGGTCGTCATCACCAAGGACGAGACCACCATCGTCGACGGTGCCGGTGACAGCGACCAGGTCCAGGGTCGCGTCAACCAGATCCGCGCCGAGATCGAGAACTCCGACTCGGACTACGACCGCGAGAAGCTCCAGGAGCGCCTCGCGAAGCTGGCCGGCGGCGTGGCCGTCATCAAGGCCGGCGCCGCGACCGAGGTCGAGCTCAAGGAGCGCAAGCACCGCATCGAGGACGCCGTTCGCAACGCGAAGGCCGCCGTCGAAGAGGGCATCGTCGCCGGTGGTGGCGTGGCCCTCCTCCAGGCCTCCGCGGTCTTCGAGAAGCTGGAGCTCACGGGTGACGAGGCGACCGGCGCCAACGCCGTGCGCCTGGCCCTGGAGGCCCCGCTGAAGCAGATCGCCGTCAACGGTGGTCTCGAAGGCGGCGTCGTCGTCGAGAAGGTGCGCAACCTGCCCATCGGTCACGGCCTGAACGCCGCGACCGGCGAGTACGTCGACATGATCGCCGAGGGCATCATCGACCCGGCGAAGGTCACGCGCTCCGCGCTGCAGAACGCCGCGTCGATCGCCGCGCTGTTCCTGACGACCGAGGCCGTCATCGCCGACAAGCCCGAGAAGGCCGGTGCCCCCGCGGGCGGCGGCATGCCGGGCGGTGACATGGACTTCTGA
- a CDS encoding cold-shock protein: MAQGTVKWFNAEKGYGFIAVDGGADVFVHYSAIQMDGYRTLEEGQRVEFEISQGQKGPQADMVKLALG; this comes from the coding sequence ATGGCTCAGGGCACCGTCAAGTGGTTCAACGCGGAGAAGGGCTACGGCTTCATCGCGGTCGACGGTGGTGCGGATGTGTTCGTCCACTACAGCGCCATCCAGATGGACGGGTACCGCACCCTTGAAGAGGGTCAGCGGGTCGAGTTCGAGATCTCGCAGGGCCAGAAGGGTCCGCAGGCGGACATGGTCAAGCTCGCACTCGGCTAG
- a CDS encoding ubiquitin-like small modifier protein 1 — protein sequence MSVNVRIPTILRTYTGGQAEVSAEGATLSEVIESLEKSHPGIAARVLDDQGKLRRFVNVYVNDDDVRFEGGLQTATPDGAGISIIPAVAGGC from the coding sequence ATGAGCGTCAACGTCCGCATCCCCACCATCCTGCGCACCTACACCGGCGGTCAGGCCGAGGTGTCCGCCGAGGGCGCGACCCTCTCCGAGGTCATCGAGTCCCTGGAGAAGAGCCACCCGGGCATCGCCGCCCGCGTCCTGGACGACCAGGGCAAGCTGCGTCGCTTCGTGAACGTCTACGTCAACGACGACGACGTGCGCTTCGAGGGCGGGCTGCAGACGGCGACGCCCGACGGCGCCGGCATCTCGATCATTCCGGCGGTCGCGGGCGGCTGCTGA
- the thrC gene encoding threonine synthase, with protein sequence MAAQTVATSAETVDLGPATGLSCRECATRFELGPIFACAECFGPLEVAYDLPTGDPEALRAAIEAGPNNIWRYAPLLPVPADVASKPSLNPGFTKLVDAENLAKELGVTGKLYVKDDSGNPTHSFKDRVVAIAVEAARAFGFTTLSCSSTGNLAGAVGAAAARAGFRSCVFIPHDLEQGKVVMAAVYGGDLVGIEGNYDDVNRFCSELIGDPLGEGWGFVNVNLRPYYGEGSKTLAYEICEQLGWRLPDQIVIPIASGSQLTKIDKGLQELIRLGLVEDRPYKIFGAQAEGCSPVSTAFKAGHEVVRPQKPNTIAKSLAIGNPADGPYVLDIARRTGGYVEDVNDEQVVEAIKILAQTEGIFAETAGGVTVGVTKKLIENGQLDPSLTTVILNTGDGLKTLEAVAADSGQTATIRPSLDAFRAAGLA encoded by the coding sequence ATGGCTGCACAGACTGTCGCCACCTCTGCCGAAACCGTCGATCTCGGTCCCGCCACCGGCCTTTCCTGCCGCGAGTGCGCCACCCGCTTCGAACTCGGCCCGATCTTCGCCTGCGCCGAGTGTTTCGGACCGCTCGAAGTCGCCTACGACCTGCCGACCGGTGACCCCGAGGCGCTGCGCGCCGCGATCGAGGCCGGCCCGAACAACATCTGGCGCTACGCGCCGCTGCTGCCCGTCCCCGCGGACGTGGCCTCCAAGCCGAGCCTGAACCCCGGCTTCACCAAGCTCGTGGACGCCGAGAACCTGGCCAAGGAGCTGGGCGTCACCGGCAAGCTCTACGTCAAGGACGACTCCGGCAACCCGACGCACTCCTTCAAGGACCGCGTCGTCGCCATCGCCGTCGAGGCCGCCCGCGCCTTCGGCTTCACCACCCTCTCCTGCTCCTCCACGGGCAACCTGGCCGGCGCCGTCGGCGCCGCGGCCGCCCGCGCCGGCTTCCGGTCCTGCGTGTTCATCCCGCACGACCTGGAGCAGGGCAAGGTCGTGATGGCCGCTGTCTACGGTGGCGACCTGGTCGGCATCGAGGGCAACTACGACGACGTCAACCGCTTCTGCTCCGAGCTCATCGGCGACCCGCTGGGCGAGGGCTGGGGCTTCGTCAACGTCAACCTGCGCCCGTACTACGGCGAGGGCTCCAAGACCCTCGCGTACGAGATCTGCGAGCAGCTCGGCTGGCGGCTGCCCGACCAGATCGTCATCCCGATCGCGTCCGGCTCCCAGCTGACGAAGATCGACAAGGGCCTCCAGGAGCTGATCAGGCTCGGCCTCGTCGAGGACAGGCCGTACAAGATCTTCGGCGCCCAGGCCGAGGGCTGCTCGCCCGTCTCGACCGCCTTCAAGGCCGGTCACGAGGTGGTCCGCCCGCAGAAGCCGAACACCATCGCCAAGTCGCTGGCCATCGGCAACCCGGCGGACGGCCCGTACGTCCTGGACATCGCCCGCCGTACCGGCGGCTACGTCGAGGACGTCAACGACGAGCAGGTCGTCGAGGCCATCAAGATCCTCGCGCAGACCGAGGGCATCTTCGCCGAGACCGCGGGCGGCGTGACCGTCGGCGTGACGAAGAAGCTCATCGAGAACGGGCAGCTCGACCCCTCGCTGACCACGGTCATCCTGAACACGGGTGACGGTCTCAAGACCCTGGAGGCGGTGGCCGCGGACAGCGGGCAGACCGCCACCATCCGCCCGAGCCTGGACGCGTTCCGCGCCGCCGGCCTGGCCTGA
- a CDS encoding glucosyl-3-phosphoglycerate synthase, whose translation MLEEVERWLADRSWSAADRPLDQLLDRKRAAGTTVSVVLPALDEEATVGEIVEVIRRELIEGPATPLVDELVVVDSGSRDRTAEVAAKAGARVVHRDEILPRLPALPGKGEVLWRSLLATTGDVVCFVDADLRDFSASFVSGIVGPLLTDPEVQFVKAMYDRPLGDAPGQGGRVTELVARPLLNLHWPRLAGFVQPLGGEYAVRRSLLERLPFPVGYGVELGLLVDALHTVGLDALAQVDVGVRVHRHQDGQALGRMAAAIYRTAQLRLSRGHLVRPELTQFERGPDGFVPRTYAVDTEERPPMIEVKEYAGRRVA comes from the coding sequence GTGCTGGAAGAGGTGGAGCGCTGGCTGGCCGACCGCTCCTGGTCCGCTGCCGATCGACCGCTCGACCAGCTGCTCGACCGCAAACGGGCGGCGGGCACCACGGTCAGTGTGGTGCTGCCCGCGCTCGACGAGGAGGCCACGGTCGGCGAGATCGTCGAGGTGATCCGCCGCGAGCTGATCGAGGGGCCGGCGACGCCACTGGTGGACGAGCTGGTGGTCGTCGACTCGGGCTCCCGGGACCGGACGGCCGAGGTGGCCGCGAAGGCCGGCGCCCGCGTGGTGCACCGCGACGAGATCCTGCCGCGGTTGCCGGCCCTGCCCGGCAAGGGCGAGGTGCTGTGGCGCTCCCTGCTGGCCACGACCGGCGACGTCGTCTGCTTCGTGGACGCCGACCTGCGCGACTTCTCGGCCTCCTTCGTGTCGGGGATCGTCGGTCCGCTGCTGACCGACCCCGAGGTGCAGTTCGTGAAGGCGATGTACGACCGCCCGCTGGGGGACGCGCCCGGGCAGGGCGGCCGGGTGACGGAGCTGGTGGCCCGCCCGCTGCTCAACCTGCACTGGCCGCGGTTGGCGGGGTTCGTCCAGCCGCTGGGCGGCGAGTACGCGGTGCGCCGGTCGCTGCTGGAGCGGCTGCCGTTCCCCGTCGGCTACGGCGTCGAGCTGGGGCTGCTGGTGGACGCGCTGCACACGGTCGGGCTGGACGCGCTGGCCCAGGTGGACGTCGGCGTCCGGGTGCACCGGCACCAGGACGGTCAGGCGCTCGGCCGGATGGCCGCGGCGATCTACCGGACGGCGCAACTGCGTCTGTCGCGCGGGCACCTCGTACGGCCGGAGCTGACGCAGTTCGAGCGGGGCCCGGACGGCTTCGTGCCGCGGACGTACGCCGTCGACACCGAGGAACGGCCGCCGATGATCGAGGTCAAGGAGTACGCGGGCCGCCGGGTGGCGTGA
- a CDS encoding alpha,alpha-trehalose-phosphate synthase (UDP-forming): protein MASQVLVAANRGPLSYSLAEDGTLDTRRGGGGLVSGLSAALAEQPETLWICAALSDADREAVRRGVSEPGVRMLDIDPAVYDDAYNGIANSVLWFTHHHLYDIPREPAFDAEFRRLWESYGAYNRAFAEALAEEAGEGASVLVQDYHLALVPGMLRVLRPDLRIAHFTHTPWASPDSLRILPQYVVEELSWGMLGADLLGFHTQEWAAAFLGSMELDDAWGLARVHGTRVEHRRYSIWPQRGTEVAVFGLGVDGEELRALAHRPEVDAKLAALRAEVGDLKTIVRVDRTELSKNILRGLLAYRELLATRPEWVGKVVHLASAYPSRQDLAVYRSYTEAVAVLAAEINAEFGTEDWTPVLVSVEDDFARSLAAYRLADVALVNPVRDGMNLVAKEIPVVSERGVALVLSTGAGAFGELGDDALTVNPFDVTQTAQALHLALTMPRSERTERTKRLAAAATALPPARWFRAQLDTLRDV from the coding sequence ATGGCTTCTCAGGTACTCGTCGCCGCGAATCGCGGCCCGCTCTCGTACTCCCTCGCCGAAGACGGCACCCTCGACACCCGGCGCGGCGGGGGCGGTCTGGTCTCCGGGCTCTCCGCCGCCCTCGCGGAGCAGCCGGAGACGCTGTGGATCTGCGCGGCGCTGTCGGACGCGGACCGGGAGGCGGTGCGTCGGGGTGTGTCCGAGCCCGGGGTCCGGATGCTGGACATCGATCCGGCGGTCTACGACGACGCGTACAACGGCATCGCGAACTCGGTGCTCTGGTTCACCCACCACCACCTGTACGACATCCCGCGCGAGCCGGCCTTCGACGCCGAGTTCCGGCGGCTCTGGGAGTCGTACGGCGCCTACAACCGGGCCTTCGCGGAGGCGCTCGCCGAGGAGGCCGGCGAGGGCGCGTCGGTGCTGGTGCAGGACTACCACCTGGCGCTGGTGCCGGGCATGCTGCGGGTCCTGCGGCCGGACCTGCGGATCGCCCACTTCACGCACACCCCGTGGGCCTCGCCGGACTCCCTGCGGATCCTCCCGCAGTACGTGGTCGAGGAGCTGTCCTGGGGCATGCTCGGCGCGGACCTGCTCGGCTTCCACACCCAGGAGTGGGCGGCGGCGTTCCTGGGGTCCATGGAGCTCGACGACGCGTGGGGCCTGGCACGGGTGCACGGCACGAGGGTCGAGCACCGCCGGTACTCGATCTGGCCGCAGCGCGGCACCGAGGTGGCGGTCTTCGGGCTGGGCGTGGACGGCGAGGAGCTGCGGGCGCTGGCCCACCGCCCGGAGGTGGACGCGAAGCTGGCGGCGCTGCGCGCGGAGGTCGGCGACCTCAAGACGATCGTGCGGGTGGACCGCACGGAGCTGTCGAAGAACATCCTGCGCGGCCTGCTGGCCTACCGGGAGCTGCTCGCCACCCGCCCCGAGTGGGTGGGCAAGGTGGTGCACCTGGCGTCGGCGTACCCCTCGCGGCAGGACCTCGCGGTGTACCGGTCGTACACGGAGGCGGTCGCGGTGCTCGCCGCGGAGATCAACGCGGAGTTCGGCACGGAGGACTGGACGCCGGTGCTGGTGTCGGTGGAGGACGACTTCGCGCGTTCCCTGGCGGCCTACCGGCTGGCGGACGTGGCGCTGGTCAACCCGGTGCGGGACGGCATGAACCTGGTGGCGAAGGAGATCCCGGTGGTCTCGGAGCGGGGCGTCGCCCTGGTCCTGTCCACGGGTGCGGGGGCGTTCGGCGAGTTGGGCGACGACGCGTTGACGGTGAATCCGTTCGACGTGACGCAGACGGCGCAGGCGCTGCACCTGGCGCTGACGATGCCGAGGTCGGAGCGGACGGAGCGCACCAAGCGGCTGGCCGCCGCCGCGACGGCCCTGCCTCCGGCCCGCTGGTTCCGCGCCCAGTTGGACACCCTGCGGGACGTGTGA
- the otsB gene encoding trehalose-phosphatase, whose product MGSHPHDLPMPVPATAAGREGLEALLRAPRRSVVALDFDGTLADIVPDPDQARAHPDAVPALAALAPEVAAVAVVTGRPAGVAVRYGGFAGVPGLEHLVVLGHYGAERWDAVTGIVHAPAEHPGVAAVRAELPGFLESIGAWRGTWIEEKGQALAVHTRRAADPEAAFAALREPLADLAARHGLMVEPGRAVLELRPPGMDKGVALTEYLAEVGAEAVLYAGDDLGDLAAYAAVEKRRADGLPGLLVASGSEVPELASRADLVLPGPGQVAALLAALAAALRA is encoded by the coding sequence ATGGGGAGCCACCCGCACGATCTGCCGATGCCCGTGCCCGCCACAGCCGCCGGACGCGAGGGACTCGAAGCCCTGCTCCGCGCACCGCGCCGGTCCGTCGTCGCCCTCGACTTCGACGGCACCCTCGCCGACATCGTTCCCGACCCCGACCAGGCCCGCGCCCACCCGGACGCCGTTCCGGCACTGGCCGCGCTCGCCCCCGAGGTGGCCGCCGTGGCCGTCGTCACCGGCCGACCGGCCGGGGTCGCCGTCCGCTACGGCGGCTTCGCCGGCGTCCCGGGACTGGAGCACCTGGTGGTGCTCGGGCACTACGGGGCCGAGCGGTGGGACGCCGTCACCGGCATCGTGCACGCGCCCGCCGAACACCCCGGGGTGGCGGCCGTACGCGCCGAACTCCCGGGCTTCCTGGAGTCCATCGGGGCCTGGCGCGGCACCTGGATCGAGGAGAAGGGCCAGGCGCTGGCCGTCCACACCCGCAGGGCCGCCGACCCGGAAGCGGCCTTCGCCGCGCTCCGCGAGCCCCTCGCCGACCTCGCGGCCCGACACGGGCTGATGGTCGAGCCGGGACGGGCCGTGCTGGAGCTGCGACCGCCCGGCATGGACAAGGGCGTCGCCCTGACCGAATACCTCGCGGAGGTGGGCGCCGAGGCGGTGCTGTACGCCGGGGACGACCTCGGGGACCTCGCCGCCTACGCCGCCGTCGAGAAGCGCCGGGCCGACGGACTGCCCGGGCTGCTCGTCGCCAGCGGCTCCGAGGTGCCCGAACTCGCCTCCCGCGCCGACCTCGTCCTCCCCGGCCCCGGACAGGTCGCCGCCCTCCTGGCGGCGCTGGCCGCGGCCCTGCGCGCCTGA
- a CDS encoding DUF3263 domain-containing protein, which translates to MTDDGRLTATEAAVLAYEGRTWSGPGAKERAIREGLGMPPVRYYQLLNALMDDPRALEHAPGTVNRLRRIREAQRARR; encoded by the coding sequence ATGACGGACGACGGGCGGTTGACGGCCACCGAGGCCGCCGTGCTCGCGTACGAGGGACGTACCTGGTCGGGGCCCGGCGCCAAGGAGCGGGCCATTCGCGAAGGACTGGGCATGCCCCCCGTCCGGTACTACCAGCTGCTCAACGCCCTGATGGACGATCCCCGGGCACTGGAGCACGCCCCCGGCACGGTCAACCGACTCCGCAGGATCCGCGAAGCGCAGCGGGCCCGGCGATAG
- a CDS encoding extracellular solute-binding protein: MKGRYLSLAATGAALCLTTTLTGCGTVSALTGDNEVTLRVVAADYGDNPQNSSTGYWKGLAEKFQKDHPGVKVEVSVYSWTEVDAKVAEMVKANKAPDIAQIGVYADYAEAGKLYTADELLSVQTEADFLAPLADAGKHKRTQYGLPFVASTRLLFYNEKMLTDAGVLAKDAKGGWQPKSWAELEAAAKKLKGNGVPTPFALPLGREEAQAETMNWLLAGGGGYTDNEENYSIDSAENVKTLEFLRDKMVGQGLTGSVEPGKYDRQGAFDAFTRGEVGMLNGHPTLIKQATAKGLKFGMVPMPTVDGTEHSAMGVADWVMAFKNGHKKESGQFLDFLYQADNVTSFTNQYGLLPVTTSGFRAMQNATDGSAPQLKTFLAALPTSKLYPVGKKSWAGVSEDVKKNIGSTVKPGGQPEKVLGEIALSARKADGDQ, encoded by the coding sequence GTGAAGGGCCGTTACCTGAGCCTGGCCGCGACCGGGGCCGCGCTGTGCCTGACCACGACGCTGACCGGCTGCGGAACCGTGTCGGCGCTCACCGGGGACAACGAGGTCACCCTCCGGGTCGTGGCGGCCGACTACGGCGACAATCCGCAGAACTCCTCGACCGGCTACTGGAAGGGCCTCGCCGAGAAGTTCCAGAAGGACCACCCGGGCGTCAAGGTCGAGGTCAGCGTCTACTCCTGGACCGAGGTCGACGCGAAGGTCGCCGAAATGGTCAAGGCGAACAAGGCACCCGACATCGCCCAGATCGGCGTCTACGCCGACTACGCCGAGGCGGGCAAGCTCTACACCGCCGACGAACTGCTCTCCGTGCAGACCGAGGCCGACTTCCTCGCCCCGCTCGCCGACGCCGGCAAGCACAAGCGCACCCAGTACGGCCTGCCCTTCGTGGCCAGCACCCGACTGCTCTTCTACAACGAGAAGATGCTCACGGACGCGGGCGTGCTGGCGAAGGACGCCAAGGGCGGCTGGCAGCCGAAGAGCTGGGCGGAGCTGGAGGCGGCCGCCAAGAAGCTCAAGGGCAACGGCGTCCCCACCCCCTTCGCGCTGCCGCTCGGCCGCGAGGAGGCCCAGGCCGAGACGATGAACTGGCTCCTCGCGGGCGGTGGCGGCTACACCGACAACGAGGAGAACTACTCGATCGACTCCGCGGAGAACGTCAAGACGCTGGAGTTCCTGCGCGACAAGATGGTCGGCCAGGGCCTGACCGGCTCCGTGGAGCCGGGCAAGTACGACCGTCAGGGCGCCTTCGACGCCTTCACCCGCGGCGAGGTCGGCATGCTCAACGGCCACCCCACGCTGATCAAGCAGGCCACCGCGAAGGGCCTCAAGTTCGGCATGGTGCCCATGCCCACGGTCGACGGCACCGAGCACTCCGCGATGGGCGTCGCGGACTGGGTGATGGCCTTCAAGAACGGCCACAAGAAGGAGTCCGGGCAGTTCCTCGACTTCCTGTACCAGGCCGACAACGTGACCTCCTTCACCAACCAGTACGGCCTGCTGCCCGTCACCACCAGCGGCTTCCGGGCCATGCAGAACGCCACCGACGGCTCGGCCCCGCAGCTGAAGACCTTCCTGGCGGCCCTGCCCACCTCGAAGCTGTACCCGGTCGGCAAGAAGTCCTGGGCGGGCGTCAGCGAGGACGTCAAGAAGAACATCGGCTCGACGGTCAAGCCCGGCGGACAGCCCGAGAAGGTCCTGGGCGAGATCGCCCTGTCCGCGCGGAAGGCGGACGGGGACCAGTGA
- a CDS encoding ROK family protein, with product MKHVIALDVGGTGMKAALVAEDGTLLHEARRATGRERGPEAVVETILDFACELLDLGRARYSTAASAAGVAVPGIVDAENGIAVYAANLGWRDVPLRALLGRRLGGIPVALGHDVRTGGLAEGRIGAGRGADRFLFVPLGTGIAGAIGIAGRIEAGAHGYAGEIGHIVVRPGGPACGCGQRGCLETLASASAVSRAWAAASGDPEADAADCAKAVASGDERARAVWQTAIGALADGLVTAITLLDPRTLIIGGGLAEAGETLFTPLRTAVEERVTFQRLPEIVPAALGDTAGCLGAGLLAWDLLATEVPA from the coding sequence GTGAAACACGTCATCGCCCTCGATGTGGGCGGCACCGGGATGAAGGCCGCCCTCGTCGCCGAGGACGGCACCCTGCTGCACGAGGCGCGCCGCGCCACCGGCCGCGAGCGGGGCCCCGAAGCCGTCGTCGAGACGATCCTGGACTTCGCCTGCGAACTCCTCGACCTGGGCCGCGCCCGCTACTCCACGGCCGCCTCGGCCGCCGGCGTGGCCGTGCCCGGCATCGTCGACGCCGAGAACGGGATCGCCGTCTACGCGGCGAACCTGGGCTGGCGCGACGTACCCCTGCGCGCACTGCTCGGCAGACGCCTCGGCGGCATCCCCGTGGCCCTCGGCCACGACGTGCGCACGGGCGGGCTCGCGGAGGGCCGCATCGGCGCGGGCAGGGGCGCGGACCGGTTCCTCTTCGTCCCCCTCGGCACCGGCATCGCCGGCGCCATCGGCATCGCCGGCCGCATCGAGGCCGGTGCGCACGGCTACGCCGGCGAGATCGGCCACATCGTGGTCCGACCCGGCGGACCCGCCTGCGGCTGCGGCCAACGCGGCTGCCTGGAGACCCTCGCCTCCGCCTCCGCCGTCAGCCGCGCCTGGGCCGCCGCCTCCGGCGACCCCGAAGCCGACGCGGCCGACTGCGCCAAGGCCGTCGCCTCCGGCGACGAACGCGCCCGGGCGGTGTGGCAGACCGCCATCGGCGCCCTCGCCGACGGCCTGGTCACGGCGATCACCCTGCTGGACCCCCGCACGCTGATCATCGGTGGCGGGCTCGCCGAGGCGGGGGAAACCTTGTTCACACCACTTCGGACGGCCGTGGAGGAGCGCGTGACGTTCCAGCGGCTGCCCGAGATCGTTCCGGCGGCCCTCGGGGACACCGCCGGATGCCTGGGCGCAGGGCTGCTCGCCTGGGACCTACTCGCCACGGAGGTACCTGCCTGA
- the nagA gene encoding N-acetylglucosamine-6-phosphate deacetylase — MSGSAHSTVLSGAKVVLPTGIVTGGRVIVDGERVAGSAREDSRVVDLTGHWIVPGFVDMHNHGGGGASFTSGTAEEVLQGVRTHREHGTTTVIASTVTGDLDELARRAGLLAELTQQGEIAGIHFEGPFINPCRKGAHKEDLLRDPDPAEVRKLIDASHGAARMFTLATELPGGLDSVRLLAEHGVIAAIGHTDSTYEQTRQAIDAGATVATHLYNAMPGLEHRSPGPIAALLEDERVTVELINDGTHLHPAMLELAFHHAGAHRVALITDAMDAAGFGDGTYHLGPLEVEVKEGVARLVEGGSIAGSTLTLDTAFKRSVTVDQLPVESVVQAISANPAKLLGLYDEVGSLEAGKYADLVVLDAEFEVKGVMRRGEWVVSPLS, encoded by the coding sequence ATGTCCGGAAGCGCGCACAGCACTGTTCTCTCCGGCGCCAAGGTGGTGCTGCCCACCGGGATCGTGACGGGCGGCCGCGTCATCGTCGACGGCGAGCGCGTCGCGGGCAGCGCCCGCGAGGACTCCCGCGTCGTGGACCTGACCGGACACTGGATCGTCCCGGGCTTCGTGGACATGCACAACCACGGCGGGGGCGGCGCCTCCTTCACCTCCGGCACCGCCGAAGAGGTCCTCCAGGGCGTACGCACCCACCGCGAGCACGGCACCACCACGGTGATCGCCTCCACGGTCACCGGGGACCTCGACGAGCTGGCCCGGCGCGCGGGCCTGCTCGCCGAACTGACGCAGCAGGGCGAGATCGCGGGCATCCACTTCGAGGGGCCGTTCATCAACCCCTGCCGCAAGGGCGCGCACAAGGAGGACCTGCTCCGCGACCCCGACCCGGCCGAGGTCCGCAAGCTGATCGACGCCTCGCACGGCGCCGCCCGGATGTTCACCCTGGCCACCGAGCTGCCGGGCGGGCTGGACTCCGTACGGCTGCTGGCCGAGCACGGGGTCATCGCGGCGATCGGGCACACCGACTCCACGTACGAGCAGACCCGCCAGGCCATCGACGCGGGCGCGACCGTGGCCACCCACCTCTACAACGCCATGCCCGGCCTGGAGCACCGCTCCCCCGGCCCCATCGCGGCGCTGCTGGAGGACGAGCGGGTCACCGTCGAGCTGATCAACGACGGCACGCACCTGCACCCCGCGATGCTGGAACTGGCCTTCCACCACGCGGGCGCGCACCGCGTCGCGCTGATCACCGACGCCATGGACGCGGCCGGGTTCGGCGACGGCACCTACCACCTCGGGCCGCTGGAGGTCGAGGTCAAGGAGGGCGTGGCCCGCCTCGTCGAAGGCGGCTCCATCGCCGGTTCCACCCTGACCCTGGACACCGCGTTCAAGCGGTCGGTGACCGTGGACCAGCTCCCCGTCGAGTCCGTCGTCCAGGCGATCTCCGCGAACCCGGCCAAGCTCCTCGGCCTATACGACGAGGTCGGCTCGCTGGAGGCCGGCAAGTACGCCGACCTGGTCGTCCTGGACGCGGAGTTCGAGGTCAAGGGAGTCATGCGGCGCGGCGAATGGGTCGTCAGCCCGCTTTCCTGA